The following DNA comes from Candidatus Desulfofervidus auxilii.
CTCTATCTTCTGCCCTATCTATACTATCTGGAGTAGTACCAATGATTGGGGCACCTTTTTTATAAAGAGGCACAGAAAGATTAAGTGGAGTTTGTCCTCCAAATTGGACAATTAAACCCCATGGTTTTTCTTCTCGAATGATATGCAAAACATCTTCTTCAGTAAGTGGTTCAAAATAAAGTCTATCAGATGTATCATAATCTGTACTTACTGTTTCAGGATTACTATTGACCATAATACTTTCTATACCCTCTTCCTTTAGTGCAAAGGAGGCATGAACACAACAATAATCAAACTCAATACCCTGACCAATCCGATTTGGTCCGCCTCCTAAAATCATTACTTTTTTTCTATCTGAAACTCTTGCTTCATCTTCTTCTTCATAAGTGGAATAATAATAAGGAGTATAGGCCTCAAATTCAGCAGCACATGTATCCACAAGTTTATAAACAGGAAATAAACCTCGCTTTTCTCGCTCCTTCCGTATACTTTCTTCATCCATTTGCCAAAGATAGGCAAGCTGTTTATCAGAAAATCCATAAGCCTTAGCCTTATAAAAAATTTCTTGAGGTATACTTGAAAGTGATTTATCTCGATATGTTTTTAGTTCTTCTTCTAGTTCTACAATTTGTTTAATATTATTTAAAAACCAAGGGTCAATAGAAGTAAGTTCATAGATTTCTTCAACAGAAAAACCATTTTGAAATGCGTATTTAATATAAAAAATACGCTGTGAATTAGGATGAATAAGTTTTTGTTTGATCTCTTCCTTACTAAGTTTTTTCCCTTTATCCCAAGGATCCTTTCCATCTGCTCCAAGACCATAACGTCCAATTTCTAACGAGCGTAATCCCTTTTGTAGTGCTTCCTTAAATGTACGACCAATAGCCATAATTTCACCTACAGAACGCATAGAAGTAGTTAATTCATCTTTAGCTCCTGGAAACTTTTCGAAAGCCCAACGTGGTATTTTAACAACACAATAATCAATTGTTGGCTCAAAAGAAGCCAAAGTTTCTTTGGTAATATCATTTGGTATTTCATCCAATGTATAGCCAATAGCTAATTTAGCTGCGATTTTAGCAATAGGAAAACCTGTTGCTTTTGAAGCTAGAGCAGAACTTCTAGAAACCCTTGGATTCATTTCAATGACTACCATCTCTCCAGTTTTAGGATTTATAGCAAACTGAATATTACTTCCTCCTGTTTCCACTCCAATTTCACGGATGATTGCAATAGCTGCATCTCTCATAGTTTGATATTCTTTATCAGTAAGGGTTTGAGCTGGAGCTACAGTAATACTATCACCAGTGTGTATTCCCATAGGGTCAAAATTTTCAATACTACAAACAATCACAACATTATCATTTTTATCCCTCATTACCTCAAGTTCATATTCTTTCCAACCTAAAACAGATTCTTCTAGCATAATTTCATGAATCATACTGGCAGAAAGACCTGCTTCTGCAAGTACTTCTAAATCTTCTTTATTGTAAGCAACACCTCCTCCTGTACCACCTAAAGTAAAACTTGGTCTAACAATAATAGGAAAACCAATTTCTTGAGCAATTTTTCTTACTTCTTCCATATTGCGAGCAATTCCACTCTTTGGCACCTTTAAACCTATTCTTTTCATAGCTTCTCGAAATAGTTCTCTATCTTCTGCCTTTTTAATTACCTCTACAGAGGCACCAATCATTTCAACACCATATTTTTCCAATACACCTGCTTCAGCCACTTCAACTGCAACATTTAAGGCTGTTTGTCCACCTAAAGTAGGCAAAATGGCATCAGGTCGTTCTTTAGCAATGATTTTTTCTACTACTTCAGGTATGATGGGTTCAATATAGGTTCTATCTGACATTTCTGGATCAGTCATAATAGTAGCTGGATTACTGTTTACTAAAATGACTTCATATCCTTCACCTTTTAAAGCTTTACAAGCCTGTGTGCCAGAATAATCAAATTCACAAGCTTGACTGATAATAATGGGGCCAGAGCCAATGATAAGTATCTTTTTTATGTCTGTGCGTTTTGGCATTATTTCATCATCTGAATAAATTCATCAAAAAGATAACTTGCATCATGTGGGCCTGGACTGGCTTCAGGGTGATATTGGACAGAAAAAAGAGGAAGATAGCGATGGCGCATTCCTTCAAGGGTATTATCATTTAAATTAATATGTGTAATTTCCATGCCCTTACCTGTTAGGGAATCAATATCTACACAAAAACCATGATTTTGAGAAGTAATTTCTACCCTTCCAGTAGCCAAATTTTTAACAGGATGATTAATGCCTCTATGACCAAATTTAAGCTTAAATGTCTTTCCACCTAAAGCAAGCCCTAAGATTTGATGCCCAAGACAGATACCAAAAATAGGTTTTTTACCAATTAATTCTTTTACTTGTTTGATGACATGCACTACTGCTGCTGGATCACCAGGTCCATTGGAAAGAAAGATTCCATCTGGTTTTGTTTCAAGGATCTCTTTAGCTGTCACTTTAGCTGGTACCACTAACATCTCACATCCACGTTTTTCCAACTCTCTCAATATATTGAATTTAATCCCACAATCAATAGCTACAACTTTGTAAGGTCTTTTACTGTCTTGCCATACAGAAGGAGAAAGATATTTTACTTTAACTTTTTTCCCTCCCTGCCATAAAAATGGATGTTTACAAGAAACAGGTGTGGCTAAATCTCGACCAATAAGACCTGGAAAGGCTTTTAATTTATTTGATAAAGACTCTATATCAAAATCTTTAGTTGAAATAATACCATTCATTGCTCCTTGTAAACGAATATGTCTAGTAAGTGCCCTTGTATCTATTCCCTCAATACCTAAAACACCTGCTTCTTTTAAATAATCAGCCAAAGTTTTTTTTGACCGCCAGTTACTAGGAAATGGGCAATATTCTTTAACAATAAATCCCTCCACATGAATCCTATTTGATTCTATATCCTCTTCATTTATTCCATAATTGCCTATTAAAGGATAAGTCATGGTTACGATTTGACCTTTATAAGATGGATCAGTAAGAATTTCTTGATAACCAGTCATTCCTGTGTTAAATACTACTTCTCCTACTACTTCACCTTCTCCAGTAAAAGAATTTCCATAAAATGTAGTTCCATCTTCTAAAACTAAAATAGCCTTCATTGGGGCTTATAATAGCAAGTTTATTTTAAAGAGCAAGAGCAATAGCCAACTCTTGCAATATTCTTCCAGCTTTTCCTTTTAAAAATATATCTGTGATCTGGTATGTTAAATGCGTTGGTTCAATGTTTATTTCAATAATTTTTGCCCCATGATTCTTAGCTTCAAATGGAAGATAATTCGCTGGAGCTACCTCAGCAGATGTACCAATAACTAATAACACATCACAGGCATCAATAACCATTTGAGCCTTAATCAATGCTTCTTTAGGAATAGCTTCTCCAAAAAAGACTACATCTGGTTTAAGCAAACCACCACAAAAACAATATGGGACTTCTTCAAAAGAAATAGTATCTTTGTCATAAACCTTTCCACAACTTAAACATCTTAACCGCATAGCATTGCCATGAAACTCAATTACATGTTGACTGCCAGCTATTTGATGGAGATTATCTACATTTTGAGTAATTATAGCATGCAAATAACCTACTTTTTCCATCTTTGCTAACACAAAATGGGCAGGGTTAGGTTTTACTTTATACATGATGTTTTCAAGCTCTTTTAACATGCGCCATACTTTTGCAGGATTTTTTAAAAAGGCATCAATATGGGCATATTCCAGCGGATCATATTTTTGCCATAATCCCTGTTTTCCTCTAAAAGTAGGAATGCCACTTTCAGCAGAGATACCTGCGCCAGTAAGGGCTACAACATAATGAGCAGATTGAATAATCTTTGCTACTTCTTTTATTTTTCCCATTACCATTGCCAAAGATAAGAAATACCAGTACTTATGCCCCAATCTTCACTTTCTTCAGTAAGACCAAAATGTAAGCCAGCATCTATACGCCATGAACTATTTAACAAATACTGTCCCCCCAATGTTAATACAGTATAATTGTTATGCTTATGACTGAATGCCCAACCACTTATTTCTCCTAACACTTTTAAACTAGGTCGCATTTTATAACTTATTCCAAAACCATAAACCATTATATCATCTTGAGCATTATACATTTTTGGATTTCCAAGGATACCAATTCCTATATTAAAAAAAATCTTACATTCACTCAATTTTTTTGTTAATAAAATCTTTGCAAAAAAATCTGTTTCATCAGTACCTAAACGTTTTTCATAATCTGCATTAGGCAATTTAGTACTTATATCCAAAGAAAAAGCAGGTATATAAATATCTTCTCTTAATAAATTAATTTTTATTCCTACATTTAAATCCCCAGAGCCCCACTTACTACCAGTATTTTTGCTATCCTGATAAAGATAAAAGTAGCTAAGATGTATTTCTACATTATGAACAATCCCTATATTTAAATCTATTTGAGGCAATTGCAATTCACGTCGATCAGTATCTTTTCTTTCAAAAGGAAACCAACGGTCATGAAGATATTTTACACCTAAACGCAATTCCCATTTTCCTTTTGACAAAGGATAGGCATCAAGACTAGCTAAAGGGTAAAGCACTTCTGCTTTGATGGTTAAAGGGAAAAAGAGAAAAAGGAAAAATATTATCTTTCTTTTAAACATCTTTGGCAGATACCATAGAAATAAAGCTGAGCCATTAATATTTTATGTCCTTCTAATTCCTCATAATTAGGCAAAGGAATATTAAATAAATCATATATTTGACCACAGCGTAAACATTTAAAATGAGCATGCGGGTTAGTATTAATGTCATAACGAGCTTTATCTTTATCTATAGCAAACTCTACCACAATACCTAATTGAGTAAAAAGCTTTAATGTATTATAAATAGAAGCTAAAGATAAAGATGGAAAACGTTTTTTTAAAGCCTGATATATTTCTTCTGCTGTAGGGTGAATCCTATGCTCTAAAAGATATTCTAAGATAATGAGACGTGGAGTAGTAAGTACTATACCCTTTTCTTTTAATAAAGCCCTTTTTTCTTCTAACTCCCTTTCTAAATCCATATTAATTTCACCAAATATACTATCATTTTCTACAAGTCAAGTCTATTTAAAACCCTTTATTATTGACAATTGAGAGTTTAACAGGTATTGTAGTAAAAGGTCAATGTGTCAATTGTGACCTTTGGCTTTCCCAAGAATAAGCAGAGGTGCTATTCTAAAGGGATTTTTAAAAAATAATTTTAAAAGGAGGATATTGTGAATTACACAAAAGAAATTTTAGCGGAAAAAATTTTAGAAATTTATCCAGAACTTAATCAATATGGCTGCTCTATAGATCTTGATTTTGATCAAGAAAAAAATGCTTGGATACTTCATATAAAAAAAGATGATAAAGAGATAAGAACACATCTTGAAGAAAATGATGCAGCAGAATGTATTAAAGGAAATAAGTGTGTATATTTAGGGGTTCAAATCGGACAATTTATAGACTACTGTAAAAAGTAGAGACAAACCGAGCAAGAAATTGCTTGATACCATGCTTGGTTTTGCTGCCTGGGCAAGACCGCAAGGAAATTTGCGTATTTATATTAAAAATCTTTTTGACTTTTCTTTTTATCTAAGGTATTTTAAAAAAGGAGTGTAAAAAATGGGTATTTTACAAAAAGAGCTTTTGCCACATTATACTTATGAAGATTACAAACAATGGGAAGGAAGATGGGAACTTATTGAAGGTATTCCTTATGCTATGACACCACTGCCAAGACCAAAGCATCAGCGAATTAGTAATAAAATAGCTACCCAATTAGAATTACTGCTTGAAAATTGTCCAAAATGTGTTGCTTTATTGCCTGTGGATTGGAAAGTAGCAGAAGATATAGTGATTCAACCAGATAATTTAGTAGTTTGTTCAGAAAGAATAGAAAAAATATTTGAAAAACCTTATTTAGATATACCTCCAACTCTTATATTTGAAATTATTTCTCAAGCTACGGAAAAAAAAGATAGATATATAAAGCCCAAAATCTATGCTAAGGAAGCTGTCAAATATTATGTTCTTATAAATCCTGAAACAGAAGAGGTTGAGGTTTATGAACTTGAGAAAAATAATTTTAAGTTAAAATCTAAGTTTAAAAGAGATGGTAAATTTAGTTTTGATTTAAACTATTGTATAATAAATTTTAATTTTACTCAAATTTTTTTATGAAATTAGCGTGGCCAAATCCTTTTTCCTTGATACCAAATTTCACCTTTATTTCTTTGGCTAAAAGCGGAAAGGCTAAAACCTTTAGCTTTACCATTAATGATTAACTTTCCTCCTTCCATAAAATAACCAATCCAATAACCTACATCTCCCATAACTCTTAAACAAGACTTTTCTTGATTTTCATAACCAAGTAAAGAAAGAGGATGTTTTAAATTTTTTGCATCTAAAGTGACATTTAAAGGTTTAATTTCTTCTAATTTCTTTCCTTTTTCAATTTCTTCTTTAACATATTGATTAACAGTTCGGTTAAAAAGAAGAGAAATAAGAAGACCTAACGTAATAGGAGAATATCTTTTGTCTTCATACCTTTCAATTAATTGATTTAAAACTTTTTCCACATCTTCAGCTTTAATATCTTTTATTTTGGGGAGAAATCCCTGAGAAAATAAATCAGCAATATCTTTAGGGAAACGCCTTACTTTATCTTTCCATCTATCGTACAATTTTTCAATTTGATCGACAATTTCTTCAATTTCTTTTTCTTTTTTCTTAATTTTATCAAATTTCTTTCTATATTCTGCTTTCTTTTTTATTCTTTCTTTTATTTTTGCTTCTTTAAACTTTAAAATTTTTTCTGCTAATTTTTGAATTGACATAATCTAATTGCAATCAAGGTAAAATAGCAAATACACGAGCAGGAAATCCAGAGCCTCTTTCTGGTTTTGGAAAACTTACAATGACTATAGCTCCCTTTTCAGGTACTTTATCTAGATTTGTTAAAAGCTCAACTTGATAGTGATCTTTAGATAAAATATATGCTTCACATTCATAAATGCCTTTAGATGTTTTAATTCCTGGGTCAGTATCTAAGGTTTCATGCCCAATAGCACAAATTTTCCTTTTCTCACAAAGATATTTTAAGACTTCTAAACTCCAACCCGGATAATGAGCTATTCCATTTTCATCCTCATTTCTCATAGCCCTCATATCAGGCCACCTTTTTGACCAATCTGTTCTCATTGCTACAAATGCCCCTTCTGGAATCATACCATATTTTTTCTCCCATGCCTTTATATCTCTGAGACTAATTATATAATCTGGATTTTTCTTTACCTTTTCATGTACATCAATTACCACTAGAGGCATGATCATTTCCTTGACACTAATCTCATCCAATGTTCTTTTTCCAGGAGAAAAATGGACAGGAGCATCTACATGAGTACCCCATTGCCCTACAAGACAGTATCTTCTAGTAAAAAAACCACTTCCCATACTTCCTACTCCTTTTTCATACCAATAAAGAGTCTCTATTTTTTCATCAGGGAAACCTGGCCAATGCGGAATACCAGGGTGAAATGTATGAGTTAAATCAATAAACCTTTTTGTTTTTAAATACTGACAAATCTTCCACAAATCTTTTTGTTCTGCTAAACAAAAGAGAGGGAAAAAAATTAACACCACTAATAACAGCTTTTTCATTAATTACCCCTTTATTTTTTACTAAAAAAATATCAATGAGACTTGCTTTTTGTCAATTAAAAATTTATAATAAAATTATGGAGCAATTTCAAAAATATATTGATAAGGATATTAATCTAGATAATATTAAAAATTCTGAACAATTGGAAAAATTTGGTATTTCTTGCGAATATCTTCCAGATCCACCAGAAGATTTTGATGAATTTGAATTTGTGACTGATTTTAAAGGTAAAAATGTAAGTATTGGAATAACAATAGAATTAGGAAAGATAAAAAAAATTAT
Coding sequences within:
- a CDS encoding cyclase family protein; the encoded protein is MKKLLLVVLIFFPLFCLAEQKDLWKICQYLKTKRFIDLTHTFHPGIPHWPGFPDEKIETLYWYEKGVGSMGSGFFTRRYCLVGQWGTHVDAPVHFSPGKRTLDEISVKEMIMPLVVIDVHEKVKKNPDYIISLRDIKAWEKKYGMIPEGAFVAMRTDWSKRWPDMRAMRNEDENGIAHYPGWSLEVLKYLCEKRKICAIGHETLDTDPGIKTSKGIYECEAYILSKDHYQVELLTNLDKVPEKGAIVIVSFPKPERGSGFPARVFAILP
- a CDS encoding transcriptional repressor produces the protein MDLERELEEKRALLKEKGIVLTTPRLIILEYLLEHRIHPTAEEIYQALKKRFPSLSLASIYNTLKLFTQLGIVVEFAIDKDKARYDINTNPHAHFKCLRCGQIYDLFNIPLPNYEELEGHKILMAQLYFYGICQRCLKER
- a CDS encoding Uma2 family endonuclease, whose amino-acid sequence is MGILQKELLPHYTYEDYKQWEGRWELIEGIPYAMTPLPRPKHQRISNKIATQLELLLENCPKCVALLPVDWKVAEDIVIQPDNLVVCSERIEKIFEKPYLDIPPTLIFEIISQATEKKDRYIKPKIYAKEAVKYYVLINPETEEVEVYELEKNNFKLKSKFKRDGKFSFDLNYCIINFNFTQIFL
- a CDS encoding transporter, which translates into the protein MFKRKIIFFLFLFFPLTIKAEVLYPLASLDAYPLSKGKWELRLGVKYLHDRWFPFERKDTDRRELQLPQIDLNIGIVHNVEIHLSYFYLYQDSKNTGSKWGSGDLNVGIKINLLREDIYIPAFSLDISTKLPNADYEKRLGTDETDFFAKILLTKKLSECKIFFNIGIGILGNPKMYNAQDDIMVYGFGISYKMRPSLKVLGEISGWAFSHKHNNYTVLTLGGQYLLNSSWRIDAGLHFGLTEESEDWGISTGISYLWQW
- the carB gene encoding carbamoyl-phosphate synthase large subunit, with translation MPKRTDIKKILIIGSGPIIISQACEFDYSGTQACKALKGEGYEVILVNSNPATIMTDPEMSDRTYIEPIIPEVVEKIIAKERPDAILPTLGGQTALNVAVEVAEAGVLEKYGVEMIGASVEVIKKAEDRELFREAMKRIGLKVPKSGIARNMEEVRKIAQEIGFPIIVRPSFTLGGTGGGVAYNKEDLEVLAEAGLSASMIHEIMLEESVLGWKEYELEVMRDKNDNVVIVCSIENFDPMGIHTGDSITVAPAQTLTDKEYQTMRDAAIAIIREIGVETGGSNIQFAINPKTGEMVVIEMNPRVSRSSALASKATGFPIAKIAAKLAIGYTLDEIPNDITKETLASFEPTIDYCVVKIPRWAFEKFPGAKDELTTSMRSVGEIMAIGRTFKEALQKGLRSLEIGRYGLGADGKDPWDKGKKLSKEEIKQKLIHPNSQRIFYIKYAFQNGFSVEEIYELTSIDPWFLNNIKQIVELEEELKTYRDKSLSSIPQEIFYKAKAYGFSDKQLAYLWQMDEESIRKEREKRGLFPVYKLVDTCAAEFEAYTPYYYSTYEEEDEARVSDRKKVMILGGGPNRIGQGIEFDYCCVHASFALKEEGIESIMVNSNPETVSTDYDTSDRLYFEPLTEEDVLHIIREEKPWGLIVQFGGQTPLNLSVPLYKKGAPIIGTTPDSIDRAEDRERFKELLQKLGLKQPPNGTASTPTEAVKIAKKIGFPVLVRPSYVLGGRAMEIVYDAEDLRQFVQIAVEAAPGHPILIDKFLEDAIEVDVDAVADGELCIVAGIMEHIEEAGVHSGDSACVLPPHTLSKEIIEKIKTQTKELARELNVIGLMNVQYAVKDNEVYVLEVNPRASRTVPFVSKATGIPWAKIATKIMLGKKLKELGITSELEIEHVAVKESVFPFVRFPGVDPILGPEMRSTGEVMGIADNYGLAYAKAQIAAGQILPKTGKVLITVADKYKPAVTPIAKRLYDLNFKLAATAGTAAYLKKEGLPVETVRKIREKRPHVVDHIKNHEYCLVINARFGKEASEDAPLIRKTALLYGIPYTTTLSGAKAIVDGIEALLKGEFEVKCLQEYHHKLYQFRPMGVFAHEIHLKYAKK
- a CDS encoding NAD-dependent deacylase, yielding MGKIKEVAKIIQSAHYVVALTGAGISAESGIPTFRGKQGLWQKYDPLEYAHIDAFLKNPAKVWRMLKELENIMYKVKPNPAHFVLAKMEKVGYLHAIITQNVDNLHQIAGSQHVIEFHGNAMRLRCLSCGKVYDKDTISFEEVPYCFCGGLLKPDVVFFGEAIPKEALIKAQMVIDACDVLLVIGTSAEVAPANYLPFEAKNHGAKIIEINIEPTHLTYQITDIFLKGKAGRILQELAIALAL
- the carA gene encoding glutamine-hydrolyzing carbamoyl-phosphate synthase small subunit, whose amino-acid sequence is MKAILVLEDGTTFYGNSFTGEGEVVGEVVFNTGMTGYQEILTDPSYKGQIVTMTYPLIGNYGINEEDIESNRIHVEGFIVKEYCPFPSNWRSKKTLADYLKEAGVLGIEGIDTRALTRHIRLQGAMNGIISTKDFDIESLSNKLKAFPGLIGRDLATPVSCKHPFLWQGGKKVKVKYLSPSVWQDSKRPYKVVAIDCGIKFNILRELEKRGCEMLVVPAKVTAKEILETKPDGIFLSNGPGDPAAVVHVIKQVKELIGKKPIFGICLGHQILGLALGGKTFKLKFGHRGINHPVKNLATGRVEITSQNHGFCVDIDSLTGKGMEITHINLNDNTLEGMRHRYLPLFSVQYHPEASPGPHDASYLFDEFIQMMK